The sequence below is a genomic window from Aspergillus nidulans FGSC A4 chromosome V.
GATATCCGATAATGTGCAGCGACCCTTGGCGAGTCGGCCTAAGGAGGCACTGCGCAGGGGCAGCATTGACTCGCTAGATGATATCCTGGGTTACGACCAAGACATGGAAGACTTTgtcgaagacgacgatgGAGCTGGTTATGTTGAGGATGTCAATGGGTTCGGGAAGCGCACGAACAAGCATCTGGGTGATATTGAGGGTCATATGGATAAACGGACATTGACATCGTTTCCGAAGCCAAAGATCCACCCGCCACTTCAACCTGGTAGCACGCCTTGGAGGGGGAATCGCCGGTATTTATGTAAGAGCACCGTCTCCTAACATGTCACGTACTGACAGGATAGGCTTGAACTTGACGGGTGCTGTGTGGACTGTGGACCAGGAAACCCATAATACTGTGACGGTGGAATTTTATGACCGGGAACTGCACCGTGACTTTCACTTTACTGACCCGTTTTTGTATGATCGGGCATGCCTAAGTAAGTCAACTATTCCGGATGTAATCGCCTACTAACAGCATCAGATGAAAATGGGGCTCTTTTCTCAAACAATCCAGTTGATGATAGCCCTGCCACGATCTTCTATCGTCCGCATGAGACGTGGACAACGCGAGCAGACTGGAAAACTACGCTGCCAAAAGGAGAACACATTCGAGGTATGAGGGCAGTTTAGTTTATGGCATCAGAAACTAACAACAGCAGCGCTGGCGCTTAGTGATTCGTACATTGTCGCAGTAACGACAAAAGACTATGTTAGAGTATATACATTATATGGCACACCTTTCAGGGTGTACAGACAGAAAAGCCCGGCCGTGACCTGCGCCGCCTGGAGAGACTATGTTATGACCATAGGCAACGGACCGCTGGGAAGCGACGGGCGAACGGGGACGCTGCGGTACTCGATCGAAAACGTCAAGCGCGACGAAATATGCCAGAACGAGGATGTTGTGGCTATCCCGGAAGGAGCTGAGCTGAAAAGCGTTTTCTTCACAGACATGGGGGTGAGCATTTCCCTATTGATTTGAGACCTATCTAACTGAGTAGGACCCTTGTATCTACGACACGGAAGGCGTGCTGCTGGTCCTGCAGCACTGGCGCACCCAAGGCCAAGCGCGCTGGGTTCCACTCCTCGACACAAAGCAGCTGGAGCGACTGGCAAGCGGCCGCAAAGAAGAAACGTACTGGCCCGTCGCAGTCGCGCAGGACAAATTTCACTGCATCATTCTGAAAGGCGGAGATCGATACCCGTACTTCCCACGACCAATGCTCAGCGAATTCGATTTCCAGATCCCCATCTCCGACAAGCCCAAGCcgcaagaggaagacgaagaaggaagcaCCGCGCGCAACGACAGTATGCGCCTTGAGGAATCTTTTGTCCGTGGTAATCTCCTCCTCTCACTGTTCCAGGACCTCCTTTCGGCCACGCACGCGACGGCCACGCAGCGCGCTGAATTGTCGCggaaggagctggagcttgaCAAGGtgcttctgcagcttctgGCGATCGAGTGCcgagagggcgaggagcgGGGCATGaaggcgctggagctggtgcATATGATGAAAGACCGCAATGGGAAAATGGTTGAGGCGGCTGTCAAGGTTGCGCAGCGGTATAACCGGGGCGTGCTGGAGGATAAAATCCGGGACTTGGCGGCGCGGCGGTATGCAggggaggacgacgacgatgaattAGCATTTTGATGAGTGTATGAAATACTAGCTGTTTAATTGATACCTTGATTGATTGATATCGGACTGGATACGCTGGCGGTATTTTTTGGTAGTTGAGGTACTCCGCAGAGTCCAGACATAGTACTGCAACGGGCCTGTGGGTCAACGTCATCATTTCAAGTATCTTCGAGTTTCCATTCTCCAAATTCCAATTCTTCAATTTACAACTATCTGATAACGAGTATTCTAATGCATTAATCACGCCATTATCGTCTCCCGCGATGCCGAAGTTCGCTCTCTCTCGCTCATCCACTTTTGCCTCTTCCCGCACTACTCGCTTCTATCGATTTCGCTCGAACAGCTCAAGATGCGCGTCTTCTCACTCTCAAATCCGCCATGATATTCCTCGCTCACCGTCACCTCAAgcccatcttcctctcctaCCCTCTCAATCAGGGCCTGGATTCAGCTTCAAATACTCGCTCACAGACGACCTTACTCCTCCAAACGACCACAAACCCCCCGATGAGCGGATCATAAAGCTTGGAAAGAGTATACTTCGCCTTCCGTGACCACTGTATATCTTAAAGAATATAAAACTAACATTTATATATAACAGCTCTACGAATCCTCTCGCCTCTCCTCCCGACGATTCTCACGAACCCTCTTCCCCCACACATACTCTCTCCCAACGTAACCCTCCACCTCTTTCCCTCGACGCACCCGCATCTGCCCACCGTCAAGGGCCGCACTCTCTACCGCGCCGCTTTATGGGCTGTACCTGTAGCCTGGAGCAGTGTCCCGCTGGTCGGAAACGTGAAGCTGCAAATTCTCAGCGAGAGGATCGTGCGTGGCGGGATAGTTCCAGATCCACAGGTGGACACGGCGCATGGAACACAAGCCAAAAATGGGGATTGCGGTGATGAGAGGCTTGTAGTGCGCTGGCGGACGGAGAAGCCGAACTCTcattcatcttcgtcttcatctaAATCCGAGACTTCAACATTATCaactgcatcttcatcccctctGAAGCGAGATCCGAAAACCGGCGACGAATCCAAGACAAACACGAACAAAGGCCTGAGCGTTCTTCTTGGTGGGGATGCTCCGATCTTCAAACTTTCGCGCGACGACCAGTTCACTGGCCTCTTTATATTCTCtttcgatgaagaaggccgtGTTCTGACGCAGACAATCGAGCATGCGGAGGACGCAGGTGGCTGGGAGCGCACGGCGAAATTTGTCACTCTCACAGATTGGCTGATTGGGAAGGCGAGGGGATCGTTGGATACGCCACAACCGGCCGGGTTGTGCTGTTCTGGTACTGGGCAGGATCCTGGTCATGGTCGAGAGGGCCGGTGGCGAAGTGATGAGGCTGAAAAGATAAGGATCTCGGGGGCGTCTGGATCTTCGTTATAATTCTTCTATTTTCCATGCTCGATGGTTGCCGAGATGATAGAATGCTGGCGTTGTATTTATCTGGACAATCTCCTCTCTTGTTATTGGACTGTATTATACTACATACCTATATCCCAATGAATGATTGCGATGCAGTGAATAATTCACGTACAACAGCCActgtccagcagcagcagtaaCATTGCTCTAATCAGAGACTATGTATACCATATACAACAGCATAGGACATATATCGTACATACCTAGCCCAGGCTCACAGAACAATAAGCCTTGGTATATGCAATAGAGTCATCGTACCGGTTTTccttcaccagcagcaggaggaacagCCGGTGCCCTCAACCCTAAAAACACACCCATACAAACCCCAGCCATAACCACACTGCCAGTCAAATACGCAACCTCCCTTCCAACCCACCAAAACAGAGTACAAAACAGCACTGGTCCCGCCGCGCGTCCGACCTgtccccagctcctcagccgtCCCAAAACAACgcccctctcctcctccctaGCTTCCAGTGACCCGAGCGCATTCAATCCTGTCACAACTGACGCACTTGTCACGGCAAGGAAAGTAGCAGCTGTATAGAGACCAGCTATTGATGTGACCCGTGACAGcagaaagaaggagattgtTGCGCTCGCAACGCCGATTCGAACAACGAGGAGAGGCGGGAGCCTGCGCACGACTGTGCCTTGGAGGAGTGAAGCGATGAGACCCATTGTTGACAGGAGACGACCGTTCAATGCGGCAGGAGAAGCGGTGGAATTCGTGTAGAATGTTGCCGTCAGGAAGGGTAGAGAGAATTCCATaccagagaaggggaggaggaagagcaggtgTAGGATGTTAAGGGTGGTGGGGTTGTTACTGTATTGATATGTCGAGCTTTTCGCCTTGGGCgcctccttcgtcttcttcgagtCCTCATTCAAGGTAGGGGCCGAAGTCGAGGAGCTCCCTGTAATCTGCGGATGTGTCTCTGGCAAACAAGCGTAGATGTAAACAGTTTCAAGCAGAATAAGCCCCAGGCTGACCCCCGCTGCCGTCGCAAACGGATTCGCCTTAACAGTCATAATCCCGGACAGGTACGCGCCTAGGGCAGGTCCAAACGTGAACGCGATACTGAAGCACGCGCCGACCAGCGCCATCGTCGACCCGCGTTGACTTGGCTCACTGATATCCGTCGCGATCGCATGCGCAAGTTGCACATTGCCTTCACTCAGCCCTCCCACGATGCGACTCGCAAGGAACGTTCGGAAATCGGTTGCAGCAACCCACAGCGCAACGCTGAGTGTGTTTCCGAGCATTGATGCTAGCAATGCCTTGCGGCGGCCATGCTTGTCAGAGAGCCGGCCGATCACGGGGGCGGCAATGGCTTGCAGAAGTGAAAACAGGGAGCCAAGGGCGCCGCCTAGAAGGACGATGTCGTAACGAGAATCGATGGGTTTGGCGAAAGCATTCTTGTAGGCGTTCAGGTAGTGGAAGACTGTGTTTAGAGG
It includes:
- a CDS encoding chromatin-binding protein CTF4 (transcript_id=CADANIAT00003124); the protein is MSDPVRPRGRPAHTPGTTVLTYTPDGRYIITGGSNSAIRIYTDGEDGEPKTVEEGADAHLAIGATNEYFFMGAEDGTVWQYEVKSGRMDKLLTRTALAVRDIAITKDNGWVAVASDELTVKLVNIEDMTKVKYMREQTKGTKHITFDPNGRYVAVSCTDGIVYLYSMDTEEPELARKLDGVIRRLEPEDEATARVVWHPDGTAFATADASRDIALFSVGEWKKEMSFSGGHNGDITAMSWSPNGALMVTAAKDGQVLLWESKTQKILHRYNFPNVINLAWHPTKNGVSLTTSDGEIFIFDGFVPKDYQALLQKPLQAAPIFPGALTEISDNVQRPLASRPKEALRRGSIDSLDDILGYDQDMEDFVEDDDGAGYVEDVNGFGKRTNKHLGDIEGHMDKRTLTSFPKPKIHPPLQPGSTPWRGNRRYLCLNLTGAVWTVDQETHNTVTVEFYDRELHRDFHFTDPFLYDRACLNENGALFSNNPVDDSPATIFYRPHETWTTRADWKTTLPKGEHIRALALSDSYIVAVTTKDYVRVYTLYGTPFRVYRQKSPAVTCAAWRDYVMTIGNGPLGSDGRTGTLRYSIENVKRDEICQNEDVVAIPEGAELKSVFFTDMGDPCIYDTEGVLLVLQHWRTQGQARWVPLLDTKQLERLASGRKEETYWPVAVAQDKFHCIILKGGDRYPYFPRPMLSEFDFQIPISDKPKPQEEDEEGSTARNDSMRLEESFVRGNLLLSLFQDLLSATHATATQRAELSRKELELDKVLLQLLAIECREGEERGMKALELVHMMKDRNGKMVEAAVKVAQRYNRGVLEDKIRDLAARRYAGEDDDDELAF
- a CDS encoding uncharacterized protein (transcript_id=CADANIAT00003125) — translated: MPKFALSRSSTFASSRTTRFYRFRSNSSRCASSHSQIRHDIPRSPSPQAHLPLLPSQSGPGFSFKYSLTDDLTPPNDHKPPDERIIKLGKTLRILSPLLPTILTNPLPPHILSPNVTLHLFPSTHPHLPTVKGRTLYRAALWAVPVAWSSVPLVGNVKLQILSERIVRGGIVPDPQVDTAHGTQAKNGDCGDERLVVRWRTEKPNSHSSSSSSKSETSTLSTASSSPLKRDPKTGDESKTNTNKGLSVLLGGDAPIFKLSRDDQFTGLFIFSFDEEGRVLTQTIEHAEDAGGWERTAKFVTLTDWLIGKARGSLDTPQPAGLCCSGTGQDPGHGREGRWRSDEAEKIRISGASGSSL
- a CDS encoding putative tetracycline transporter (transcript_id=CADANIAT00003126): MAVPAEQRKKILKVLMTSLLLDLISFTFILPLFPSLLSFYRERDPSPSSPLNTVFHYLNAYKNAFAKPIDSRYDIVLLGGALGSLFSLLQAIAAPVIGRLSDKHGRRKALLASMLGNTLSVALWVAATDFRTFLASRIVGGLSEGNVQLAHAIATDISEPSQRGSTMALVGACFSIAFTFGPALGAYLSGIMTVKANPFATAAGVSLGLILLETVYIYACLPETHPQITGSSSTSAPTLNEDSKKTKEAPKAKSSTYQYSNNPTTLNILHLLFLLPFSGMEFSLPFLTATFYTNSTASPAALNGRLLSTMGLIASLLQGTVVRRLPPLLVVRIGVASATISFFLLSRVTSIAGLYTAATFLAVTSASVVTGLNALGSLEAREEERGVVLGRLRSWGQVGRAAGPVLFCTLFWWVGREVAYLTGSVVMAGVCMGVFLGLRAPAVPPAAGEGKPVR